Proteins found in one Magnolia sinica isolate HGM2019 chromosome 5, MsV1, whole genome shotgun sequence genomic segment:
- the LOC131246537 gene encoding uncharacterized protein LOC131246537 isoform X2, with amino-acid sequence MGKTIAVCHVGGEFVTNNNGSMSYTGGEAYAIPVVPNMKFDEFKSEIAEMCNRDASTLFVKYFLPGNRRTPITVSNDKHMQCMADFHEDSATIDVFVLDRETIAQNTDKTDNNRANRATGRTSRSTSRTTKRAAATVSITRTPTTVDNDGIGRRTTVTNPVASNAVMDDPASGDSIAGRTRSRITSIAATITDPTTPIATTAAVGNDKRPAQYSSLGDTIFDVGQEFNSVSDFRVALRMYAIVKGFASKTIKSGKARVTAQCSAEGCPWRVHASRLPTMQRFKIRKINNVHTCGGGVGKDGHPNATSLWVASIIKDKLHDKPQYTPKEIVNDIYREYGVNVSFKKARAGKEVAEEQLQDSQSYSQLPWFCNRLKETNPGSLITLTTTDKSRFHRLFVSFHASRHGFENGCRPLILLDRTSLRKECRGMLLAAVSVDGDDAIFPVAFAIVDFESYDNWIWFLTELKSAVSTNRTITFVSDWLNGLEEAVPQVFEGSYHAYSLHHLIEGFKLVLKGPSEPVKDALADEIQRAAYSCSITDFNACIGKTRNFSHNVALWILESKPEHWSNAFFEGLRYDHLSSNIAELFYGWISEERRLSIIQMIDMIRCKMMEMIYTRREASSTWSTILTPSMEQRLEREKCNSHSLSVLFSSGSIFEVRDDSVNIVDIETWDCTCRRWKMTGLPCVHAAAVFDRTGRNSYDYCSRYFTVDCYRSAYSESIHPIPDIGNPVSEDSNTELIVRPPRSHPPHRSPGRPKSKQTELLDPSKRLKLLQHCQHCSRCGGCGHNKRRCRGVL; translated from the exons TCACAGTATCCAATGATAAGCACATGCAGTGCATGGCTGATTTTCATGAGGATTCAGCGACGATTGATGTTTTCGTTTTGGATAGAGAGACCATTGCTCAGAACACTGATAAAACGGATAACAACCG GGCAAACAGAGCCACAGGTAGAACAAGTAGATCCACAAGTAGGACCACAAAAAGGGCTGCAGCCACTGTCTCAATTACGCGAACTCCTACAACCGTCGACAATGATGGGATAGGAAGGCGAACTACGGTCACTAATCCAGTGGCTTCAAATGCTGTCATGGATGACCCTGCCAGTGGTGATAGCATCGCAGGTAGGACCAGGAGCAGGATTACATCAATTGCCGCTACAATCACTGACCCAACCACCCCAATTGCCACCACCGCTGCCGTTGGCAATGATAAGCGGCCAGCACAATACAGTTCCCTAGGTGACACTATCTTTGATGTGGGACAAGAATTTAATAGTGTCAGTGACTTCCGTGTTGCATTGCGTATGTATGCCATTGTGAAAGGGTTTGCAAGCAAGACAATTAAGAGTGGAAAAGCCCGTGTGACTGCCCAATGTAGTGCCGAGGGCTGCCCATGGCGGGTGCATGCTTCCAGACTTCCAACCATGCAGAGGTTCAAGATTAGAAAGATAAATAATGTGCACACATGCGGAGGCGGGGTTGGAAAAGACGGCCATCCTAACGCAACAAGTCTCTGGGTTGCGAGCATTATAAAAGACAAGCTACATGATAAGCCACAGTATACGCCTAAGGAAATTGTGAATGACATATATCGGGAGTACGGAGTCAATGTAAGTTTTAAAAAGGCACGGGCTGGGAAGGAGGTGGCTGAGGAGCAGCTTCAAGACTCCCAGTCATATAGTCAGCTGCCTTGGTTCTGCAATAGGTTAAAGGAGACAAATCCAGGTAGTCTTATAACTCTGACAACAACAGACAAGTCGAGGTTTCACCGCCTTTTTGTCTCATTCCATGCTTCGCGGCATGGGTTTGAGAACGGTTGTCGCCCCCTCATTCTTCTTGACAGAACATCTCTAAGAAAGGAATGCCGAGGGATGTTGTTAGCTGCGGTATCAGTAGATGGGGATGATGCTATCTTTCCCGTTGCCTTCGCTATTGTGGATTTTGAATCCTATGATAATTGGATTTGGTTTTTGACAGAATTGAAATCGGCCGTGTCAACAAATCGGACCATAACATTTGTATCCGATTGGCTCAACGGTTTAGAGGAGGCTGTGCCGCAGGTTTTTGAGGGCAGCTATCATGCCTACTCTCTCCATCACCTTATTGAGGGCTTCAAGCTGGTGTTGAAGGGCCCATCAGAACCGGTGAAGGATGCACTGGCTGATGAGATTCAACGTGCTGCTTACTCATGCAGCATTACCGATTTCAATGCTTGCATTGGCAAAACCCGGAATTTCTCACACAATGTCGCATTGTGGATCTTGGAAAGCAAGCCTGAACATTGGTCGAACGCATTCTTTGAGGGCTTGCGATATGACCACCTATCATCGAACATTGCAGAGTTGTTCTACGGTTGGATATCAGAGGAGCGCAGGCTATCAATAATACAGATGATTGACATGATACGGTGTAAGATGATGGAGATGATTTATACCCGCCGAGAGGCTTCTAGCACATGGTCGACGATTCTCACACCTTCAATGGAGCAAAGActagagagagagaaatgcaaCTCGCACTCGCTCAGCGTGTTGTTTTCATCAGGGAGCATATTTGAAGTCCGCGATGATTCAGTCAACATTGTGGACATCGAGACATGGGATTGTACATGCCGGAGATGGAAGATGACCGGGTTGCCTTGCGTTCATGCAGCCGCAGTTTTCGATCGCACAGGTAGAAATAGTTATGATTACTGCTCAAGATACTTCACGGTCGATTGTTACCGTTCAGCATACTCAGAATCTATCCACCCTATACCGGATATAGGAAATCCTGTAAGCGAAGATTCTAACACCGAGCTGATTGTTCGTCCACCCCGCAGCCATCCTCCACACCGTTCACCTGGCAGGCCAAAATCGAAGCAGACAGAATTGCTTGATCCGAGTAAGAGGCTAAAGCTTCTTCAACATTGTCAACATTGCAGTAGGTGTGGTGGGTGCGGGCACAACAAGAGGAGGTGCAGAGGTGTGTTATAG